A window from Deltaproteobacteria bacterium encodes these proteins:
- a CDS encoding serine protein kinase has translation MVQSNLMSYLKEKQDLRAFQDLNWEGSFADYLDLVIQNPKVGRTAFQRVYDMIISHGTEEYAEYKKKIVRYKFFSDPFDKGKDAVYGIDLHLMKLVHLFKSAAKRYGTEKRIFLLHGPVGSAKSTITRLLKKGIEAYSKTPEGPLYTFEWRRNGNEDLRYLFGNSEVIPSPMHEEPLRLIPPHLRKEIEDKITASGLCEHRILIEGDLSPPCRYIFKELMHYYKGDWAKMVENHVRVKRLILSEKDRVGIGTFQPKDEKNQDSTELTGDINYRKIAEYGSESDPRAFNFDGEFNIANRGIIEFVEILKLDVAFLYDLLGASQEHVVKPKKFAQTDIDEVIIGHTNEPEYRKLQNNEFMEALRDRTVKVDIPYVTRVSDEIKVYEKDFGPHRIEGIHIAPHTLQVASMWAVLTRLEEPKNANLTLLQKLKLYDGKNLAGFTEDNIKELRKEAQREGLDGISPRYIQDKLSNSLVKEENEGYINPFMVLNELESGLRHHSLIKNQEQRKRYIELLSVVKDEYEDIVKNEVQRAICADEEAISRLCGNYIDNVKAYTQKEKVRNKYTGQYEEPDERLMRSIEEKIDIAESRKDDFRREIMNYIGALAIDGKTFDYRKNERLHKALELKLFEDQKDSIKLTSLVTNVVDKDTQEKIDVVKSRLIKNYGYNEKSATDVLNYVASIFARGDIEKRK, from the coding sequence ATGGTTCAGTCGAATCTAATGTCCTATCTTAAGGAGAAGCAAGATCTCCGTGCCTTTCAAGATTTGAATTGGGAAGGCAGTTTTGCCGATTATCTTGATCTCGTCATTCAAAACCCGAAAGTGGGGCGCACGGCCTTTCAGCGGGTTTACGACATGATTATATCTCATGGTACTGAGGAGTACGCAGAGTATAAAAAGAAAATTGTGCGTTATAAATTTTTTAGCGACCCTTTCGATAAAGGCAAAGACGCGGTTTATGGCATTGATCTTCATTTAATGAAGTTGGTGCATTTGTTCAAGTCTGCGGCCAAGCGCTATGGCACTGAAAAGCGGATTTTTCTTTTACATGGGCCGGTGGGTTCGGCCAAGAGCACGATCACTCGTTTGTTGAAAAAAGGCATTGAAGCCTATTCCAAAACTCCAGAGGGTCCGCTTTATACTTTTGAATGGCGGCGTAATGGCAACGAAGACTTGCGTTATTTATTTGGCAACAGCGAGGTGATCCCTTCTCCCATGCACGAAGAACCACTGCGTTTAATTCCCCCCCATTTGCGTAAAGAAATCGAAGATAAAATCACTGCCTCAGGGCTTTGTGAACATCGCATTTTAATCGAGGGAGATCTGTCTCCACCTTGCCGGTATATTTTTAAAGAACTCATGCATTATTATAAAGGCGATTGGGCCAAGATGGTTGAAAATCACGTGCGGGTGAAACGACTCATTCTTTCCGAAAAAGATCGAGTGGGCATTGGCACCTTTCAACCCAAAGACGAAAAAAACCAAGATTCGACTGAATTAACGGGTGATATTAATTATCGCAAAATTGCGGAATACGGCAGTGAATCCGACCCGCGGGCCTTTAATTTTGATGGCGAATTTAATATTGCCAATCGTGGGATTATTGAATTTGTCGAAATTCTCAAACTCGATGTGGCCTTTCTTTATGATCTTTTGGGGGCCAGCCAAGAACATGTGGTAAAACCCAAAAAATTTGCCCAAACCGATATCGATGAAGTCATCATTGGTCACACCAATGAGCCGGAATATCGCAAATTACAGAACAATGAATTTATGGAGGCCTTACGCGACCGAACGGTAAAGGTTGATATTCCCTACGTTACCCGGGTGAGCGACGAAATCAAAGTATATGAAAAAGATTTTGGCCCGCATCGCATTGAAGGCATTCACATTGCACCGCATACTCTGCAAGTGGCTAGTATGTGGGCGGTGCTGACCCGTTTAGAAGAACCCAAAAATGCCAATCTTACCTTGTTGCAAAAATTGAAATTATACGATGGCAAGAATTTGGCCGGGTTTACCGAAGATAATATCAAAGAGTTACGTAAAGAGGCACAACGCGAGGGTCTCGATGGTATTTCGCCTCGTTACATTCAAGATAAACTTTCCAATTCTTTAGTGAAGGAAGAAAACGAAGGTTATATTAACCCCTTTATGGTGCTTAACGAATTAGAAAGTGGTTTGCGTCATCATTCGCTCATCAAAAATCAAGAACAAAGGAAACGCTACATCGAGCTCCTCTCGGTGGTTAAAGATGAATATGAGGATATTGTGAAGAACGAAGTGCAGCGGGCCATTTGCGCCGATGAAGAGGCCATTAGCCGCTTGTGTGGCAATTACATTGATAATGTAAAGGCCTACACGCAAAAAGAAAAGGTGCGCAATAAATATACGGGGCAATATGAAGAACCCGATGAGCGGTTGATGCGCTCGATTGAAGAAAAGATCGACATTGCAGAGTCGCGTAAAGATGACTTTCGTCGAGAGATCATGAACTATATTGGTGCGCTGGCCATTGATGGCAAAACCTTTGATTACCGCAAAAATGAGCGTTTGCATAAAGCCTTGGAATTGAAATTGTTTGAAGATCAAAAAGATTCCATTAAGCTCACCAGTTTAGTGACCAATGTTGTTGATAAAGATACGCAAGAAAAGATCGACGTGGTCAAATCGCGCTTGATCAAAAATTATGGTTACAACGAAAAATCGGCAACCGACGTGTTGAACTATGTGGCAAGCATTTTTGCGAGAGGAGATATTGAGAAGAGGAAGTAA
- a CDS encoding MCE family protein — MEERLSDQIKVGVFVLVGLLVTASIIFMLGREKKLFSSHYKLVTYFNDISGLRVGAPIHLAGITVGFVDAITFTKDPANKDVKIILRISAEYKDRIREDSEASIVTQGLLGDKAVFVSVGTPDQKVLKDGEVLKGGNVPSFTEYFDKAGELLDNINKVSVNLNKMLEGEEGEKTKKSFAGIMRSVDNILAKVDKGDGLLHALIYDPEGKAVVHNLAVLTGSWAGQSGSTNLARIFANLKDASYDLKTILDRLEKGDGTLGGLIKDPTVYYELRTLLGKANRNKIVRAVIRGTLATQDQQINE; from the coding sequence ATGGAAGAACGCCTTTCTGACCAAATCAAAGTAGGGGTTTTTGTTTTAGTGGGATTGCTTGTTACGGCGAGTATCATTTTTATGTTGGGGCGGGAAAAGAAACTTTTTTCTTCCCATTATAAATTAGTAACCTACTTCAATGACATTAGCGGGCTGAGAGTGGGTGCCCCCATACATTTGGCGGGTATTACTGTAGGTTTTGTTGATGCCATTACCTTTACCAAAGACCCTGCCAATAAAGATGTTAAAATTATTTTACGCATCAGCGCAGAATACAAAGACCGCATCCGTGAAGACAGCGAGGCCTCTATTGTGACACAAGGTTTATTGGGAGACAAAGCGGTTTTTGTTAGTGTGGGTACGCCCGATCAAAAGGTGCTCAAAGATGGCGAAGTTTTAAAAGGTGGAAATGTGCCTAGCTTTACCGAATATTTTGATAAGGCCGGCGAGCTATTAGATAACATCAATAAAGTTTCTGTAAATCTCAATAAAATGTTGGAGGGGGAAGAGGGCGAAAAAACCAAAAAGAGTTTTGCGGGTATTATGCGAAGTGTCGACAATATTTTAGCCAAAGTAGATAAAGGCGATGGTCTCTTGCACGCCCTGATTTACGACCCCGAAGGCAAAGCCGTGGTTCATAATTTAGCGGTGCTAACCGGGAGTTGGGCCGGGCAAAGTGGGTCCACCAATTTGGCGCGCATCTTTGCGAATTTAAAAGATGCGAGTTATGATTTAAAAACCATCTTAGATCGCTTAGAAAAAGGTGATGGAACCTTGGGTGGCCTGATTAAAGATCCAACCGTTTATTACGAATTGCGCACCCTCTTAGGCAAGGCCAACCGCAATAAAATCGTTCGCGCTGTCATTCGCGGCACACTGGCTACTCAAGACCAGCAGATTAATGAATAG
- a CDS encoding ABC transporter ATP-binding protein, protein MGVLISFQNVDKAFGSNLVYQGLNLEIQQGETITVLGGSGTGKSVLLKMLLGLLPPDRGNIFFNNLNITQCKKKQLIEIRRRMGMLFQGAALFDSLNVFENIAYPLREHFDYSEEKIRSIVQEKLEMVGLPGSEKIMPADLSGGMKKRVGLARAIATDPQVILYDEPTTGLDPANIGRIDQLILRMQEKLKVTSIVVTHDLPSAFRISNRLALVYNRKIEFVGAVEEFKNSKNKAVTDFCV, encoded by the coding sequence ATGGGCGTGCTGATTTCATTTCAAAACGTTGATAAAGCCTTTGGCTCAAACTTGGTATACCAGGGGCTCAACTTAGAGATTCAGCAAGGTGAAACGATAACCGTGTTAGGTGGGTCGGGCACGGGCAAAAGTGTGCTCTTAAAAATGTTATTAGGTTTATTACCCCCTGATCGTGGAAATATTTTTTTTAACAATCTTAATATTACTCAGTGCAAAAAAAAACAACTCATTGAAATTCGTCGGCGGATGGGCATGCTCTTTCAAGGGGCAGCCCTTTTTGATTCGCTCAATGTTTTTGAAAATATTGCCTATCCTTTACGCGAGCATTTTGATTACTCGGAAGAAAAAATTCGTTCGATTGTGCAAGAAAAACTAGAAATGGTAGGGTTGCCCGGTTCTGAAAAAATAATGCCGGCCGATTTATCGGGAGGGATGAAAAAACGGGTGGGGTTGGCCCGGGCCATTGCCACCGATCCTCAAGTGATTCTTTATGACGAACCCACCACGGGCCTAGATCCTGCAAATATAGGTCGGATCGATCAACTCATTTTACGCATGCAAGAAAAATTAAAAGTTACGAGCATTGTCGTAACCCATGATTTGCCCAGTGCGTTTCGGATTTCTAATCGTTTAGCTTTAGTGTATAACCGAAAAATTGAATTCGTGGGCGCGGTAGAAGAATTTAAAAATTCTAAAAATAAAGCGGTTACCGATTTTTGTGTTTAA
- a CDS encoding ABC transporter permease, with protein MNLKPQLLQISLILGRGITHLLNTIGGLSQLVGEIFAVLFKRSMEFGAVLRQFEFVGVRSFGLVGIISVFTGMVLSLQFIVGLSRFGLEIYTGQIVGVSITRELGPVLTALMIAARAGAGITAELGSMAITEQILAIEAMGADPIQKLVIPRVIATTLCTPLLTVMGDFLGILGGMVVSSVETGTGSQFFLNQITQAVELYDFGSGVGKSFFFGFFIGVIACYQGMNTRGGGAGVGISTTQSVVVAAITIFVSDFFLTKLFLLF; from the coding sequence ATGAATCTTAAACCTCAATTGCTTCAAATCAGTTTAATTCTGGGCCGTGGCATCACTCATTTGCTCAATACGATCGGAGGGCTTTCTCAGCTCGTTGGGGAAATTTTTGCCGTTTTATTTAAACGTTCTATGGAATTTGGTGCGGTGCTTCGGCAGTTTGAATTTGTAGGAGTGCGCAGCTTTGGGTTGGTTGGAATTATCTCGGTGTTTACCGGCATGGTGCTTTCGTTGCAATTTATTGTGGGGTTATCCCGGTTTGGTTTAGAAATTTACACCGGTCAAATTGTAGGCGTGAGCATTACGCGCGAATTAGGGCCCGTGCTAACCGCCCTCATGATTGCTGCCCGTGCCGGCGCTGGTATTACAGCAGAACTAGGTTCCATGGCCATTACCGAGCAAATCCTAGCCATCGAGGCCATGGGTGCCGACCCTATTCAAAAATTGGTTATCCCGCGGGTGATTGCCACCACGTTGTGCACTCCGCTCTTAACCGTGATGGGCGATTTTCTGGGTATTTTAGGCGGCATGGTGGTTTCATCGGTAGAAACAGGTACCGGGTCTCAATTTTTCTTGAATCAAATCACCCAAGCCGTCGAGTTGTATGACTTTGGTAGTGGGGTAGGCAAGTCGTTCTTTTTTGGTTTTTTTATTGGGGTGATTGCTTGTTACCAAGGGATGAATACACGTGGCGGAGGGGCGGGCGTGGGGATTTCTACCACTCAATCCGTTGTCGTTGCAGCCATTACGATCTTTGTCTCTGACTTTTTCTTAACTAAATTATTCTTACTCTTTTAG
- a CDS encoding YggS family pyridoxal phosphate-dependent enzyme, whose amino-acid sequence MNSFTYPWDLIQSKILQACERAQRNFGLVKLLAVSKSQSSEAIRQVYALGCRDFGENYVQEWVEKQNELKDLSLNWHLIGHLQSNKVKKVVGHCKLIHSVDSLALARTIDRQAETLRICQPVLLQLNLGGEVQKWGYALKTYQQEKGSLARLEHVQIQGFMLIPPLAEDPEKNRALFRQLKCLLDEANQHNDFPTPLSELSMGMSHDFEIAIEEGATWVRLGTALFGARA is encoded by the coding sequence ATGAATTCTTTTACCTACCCATGGGACCTGATTCAAAGCAAAATTTTACAAGCTTGTGAACGCGCTCAAAGAAATTTTGGGTTGGTAAAGTTGCTCGCCGTTAGCAAATCGCAAAGTAGCGAAGCCATTCGCCAAGTTTATGCTTTGGGTTGCCGAGATTTTGGAGAAAATTATGTGCAAGAATGGGTTGAAAAACAAAATGAACTTAAAGATCTTTCCTTAAATTGGCATTTAATTGGGCATCTTCAGTCTAACAAAGTTAAAAAAGTCGTGGGGCATTGCAAACTAATTCATTCTGTTGATTCGCTGGCATTGGCCCGCACCATTGATCGCCAAGCTGAAACATTGCGCATTTGCCAACCCGTATTGCTGCAATTAAATTTGGGTGGAGAAGTTCAAAAGTGGGGTTACGCTCTAAAAACCTACCAACAAGAAAAGGGCTCTTTAGCCAGGCTAGAGCATGTGCAAATACAAGGCTTCATGCTCATCCCACCGTTGGCAGAAGATCCTGAAAAAAACCGCGCCCTCTTTCGCCAATTAAAATGTTTGCTTGATGAGGCCAATCAGCATAATGATTTCCCTACTCCTTTGTCTGAACTCTCCATGGGCATGAGCCATGATTTTGAAATAGCGATTGAAGAAGGTGCCACGTGGGTTCGGTTGGGGACTGCATTGTTTGGAGCACGCGCGTGA